The Sulfitobacter sp. SK011 genome has a window encoding:
- the cysQ gene encoding 3'(2'),5'-bisphosphate nucleotidase CysQ: MDYDKLVRVMRKLSLEAGDRIMEIYSQDDFDVKAKSDDSPVTAADEAADAIISAGLRVAFPDVMLVTEEQAATHTAQGDTFLIVDPLDGTKEFIHRRGDFTVNIALVEGGVPTRGVVYAPAKSRMFFTQADGQSVEETGAFAKDEVGSVAPITVSDADNNALMVVASKSHRDQATDDYIANYNVQDMKSAGSSLKFCLVATGEADLYPRLGRTMEWDTAAGHAVLAGAGGAVVRFDDLTPLTYGKSDFANPFFIAHAPGVALKPA, from the coding sequence ATGGATTACGACAAGTTGGTAAGGGTGATGCGCAAGCTGTCGCTTGAGGCGGGCGACAGGATTATGGAGATCTATAGTCAGGACGATTTTGACGTCAAAGCCAAGTCTGACGATAGTCCGGTAACCGCTGCCGACGAGGCCGCCGATGCGATTATTTCTGCAGGTCTGCGCGTGGCATTTCCCGATGTGATGCTGGTGACAGAAGAACAGGCCGCAACCCATACGGCGCAGGGCGATACATTTTTGATTGTCGATCCACTTGACGGGACCAAGGAGTTTATTCACCGCCGGGGCGATTTTACCGTGAACATTGCGCTTGTCGAAGGCGGTGTTCCAACGCGGGGCGTGGTCTATGCACCGGCCAAATCGCGCATGTTCTTTACGCAGGCAGACGGTCAATCGGTCGAAGAAACGGGGGCCTTTGCAAAGGATGAAGTGGGCAGTGTCGCGCCAATAACAGTCTCTGATGCGGACAATAATGCATTAATGGTGGTGGCGTCAAAATCCCACCGGGATCAGGCGACAGACGATTACATCGCAAATTACAACGTCCAGGACATGAAGAGTGCCGGATCGTCACTGAAGTTCTGTTTGGTGGCGACGGGAGAGGCAGATCTGTATCCGCGTCTGGGCCGGACGATGGAATGGGATACCGCCGCAGGGCATGCTGTGCTGGCCGGTGCCGGTGGTGCCGTTGTGCGGTTCGACGATCTGACCCCATTGACCTACGGCAAGAGTGACTTTGCCAATCCCTTCTTTATCGCCCATGCCCCCGGCGTCGCATTGAAGCCCGCCTGA
- a CDS encoding VOC family protein — MIAYVTVGADDIARAKRFYSAFLPALDYGLREGPEGLSYALPVVPGQSPVLPDFYVKPTFDGRAASAGNGSMVAFEAQSQSQVRDLHAAALAAGGSDEGPPSFRASYGPHFYVGYLRDPQGNKIALFCSNPNEPGRDG, encoded by the coding sequence ATGATTGCCTACGTTACGGTCGGTGCTGATGACATCGCGCGCGCGAAGCGATTTTATTCTGCGTTTCTGCCAGCGCTTGATTACGGATTGAGGGAAGGTCCTGAGGGTTTGAGTTATGCGCTGCCCGTCGTGCCGGGCCAGTCGCCGGTTTTGCCGGATTTCTACGTGAAACCAACCTTTGATGGGCGCGCCGCCTCGGCTGGGAACGGGTCTATGGTCGCATTCGAGGCGCAGAGTCAGAGCCAGGTTCGTGACCTTCACGCCGCAGCACTTGCCGCAGGCGGATCTGACGAAGGCCCGCCGAGTTTTCGCGCGTCATATGGACCTCATTTTTACGTTGGCTACCTTCGCGACCCTCAGGGCAACAAAATCGCCTTGTTTTGCAGCAATCCAAATGAACCCGGTCGAGACGGATAA
- the dnaK gene encoding molecular chaperone DnaK yields MAKVIGIDLGTTNSCIAIMDGSQPRVIENAEGARTTPSIVAFTDDERLVGQPAKRQAVTNPDNTIFGVKRLIGRRNDDANLAKDKKNLPFNVIDGGNGDAWVEAKGEKYSPSQISAFILGKMKETAESYLGEEVTQAVITVPAYFNDAQRQATKDAGKIAGLEVLRIINEPTAAALAYGLDKENTQTIAVYDLGGGTFDVTILEIDDGLFEVKSTNGDTFLGGEDFDMRIVNYLADEFKKSNGVDLTKDKMALQRLKEAAEKAKIELSSSSQTEINQPFISMGKDGSPLHMVMKLTRAKLESLVGDLIKASMKPCAAALKDAGLTAKDIDEVVLVGGMTRMPKVVEEVTKFFGKEPHKGVNPDEVVALGAAIQAGVLQGDVKDVVLLDVTPLSLGIETLGGVFTRLIDRNTTIPTKKSQVFSTAEDNQNAVTIRCFQGEREMAADNKILGAFNLENIPPAPRGMPQIEVTFDIDANGIVSVGALDKGTGKEQKITIQASGGLSDEDIEKMVKDAEENAESDKERRTLIEARNQAESLIHSTEKSVEEHSDKVDPTTVEAIELAIAALKDELENDNADKIKSGIQNVTEAAMKLGEAIYKAAQEDDDDVATAADAAHGDDDIVDAEFEDLDDDKRA; encoded by the coding sequence ATGGCCAAAGTAATTGGTATTGACCTCGGAACGACAAACAGCTGCATCGCCATTATGGACGGCAGCCAGCCTCGCGTGATTGAAAACGCAGAAGGCGCACGCACAACCCCCTCAATCGTCGCTTTTACGGATGATGAACGTCTTGTTGGTCAGCCTGCCAAACGGCAAGCCGTCACAAACCCGGACAACACGATTTTTGGCGTCAAACGACTGATTGGCCGCCGCAATGACGATGCGAACCTGGCCAAGGACAAGAAAAACCTGCCCTTCAACGTGATTGACGGCGGCAACGGTGACGCATGGGTCGAAGCCAAGGGTGAGAAATATTCCCCTTCACAGATCTCTGCCTTCATCCTCGGCAAGATGAAAGAAACCGCTGAATCCTACCTTGGCGAAGAAGTCACACAGGCCGTGATCACTGTCCCTGCCTATTTCAACGACGCCCAGCGTCAGGCCACCAAAGACGCCGGCAAAATTGCTGGCCTCGAAGTGCTGCGGATCATCAACGAACCAACAGCCGCCGCACTTGCCTATGGCCTCGACAAGGAAAACACACAGACAATCGCGGTCTATGACCTTGGTGGTGGTACATTCGACGTGACCATCCTTGAGATCGACGATGGCCTGTTCGAGGTTAAATCCACCAATGGCGATACCTTCCTGGGTGGTGAAGACTTTGACATGCGCATCGTCAACTACCTCGCGGATGAGTTCAAAAAGTCGAATGGCGTGGACCTGACCAAAGACAAGATGGCGCTCCAGCGCCTGAAAGAAGCCGCCGAGAAAGCCAAGATTGAACTTTCCTCGTCTTCACAGACCGAGATCAACCAGCCATTTATTTCTATGGGCAAAGATGGCTCACCACTGCACATGGTGATGAAGCTGACCCGCGCCAAGCTGGAAAGCCTTGTTGGTGACCTGATCAAAGCCTCGATGAAACCTTGTGCCGCCGCGTTGAAAGATGCTGGTCTGACCGCCAAGGACATCGACGAAGTCGTGCTTGTGGGCGGTATGACCCGGATGCCGAAAGTCGTTGAAGAAGTGACCAAGTTCTTTGGCAAAGAGCCTCATAAAGGTGTGAACCCGGACGAAGTTGTGGCCCTCGGTGCCGCGATTCAGGCTGGTGTTCTGCAAGGTGACGTCAAAGACGTTGTTCTGCTCGACGTCACACCATTGTCCTTGGGCATTGAAACTCTTGGCGGCGTGTTCACACGTCTGATCGACCGCAACACAACGATCCCCACCAAGAAGTCTCAGGTGTTTTCCACAGCCGAAGACAACCAGAACGCTGTGACAATCCGCTGTTTCCAGGGTGAACGCGAAATGGCCGCCGACAACAAGATCCTCGGTGCCTTTAACCTCGAAAACATCCCGCCTGCCCCACGTGGCATGCCGCAGATCGAAGTGACCTTTGACATCGACGCCAACGGCATCGTGTCCGTGGGTGCTTTGGACAAAGGCACAGGCAAGGAACAAAAGATCACGATCCAGGCCTCTGGTGGTTTGTCCGATGAGGACATCGAAAAGATGGTGAAAGACGCCGAAGAGAATGCGGAATCGGATAAAGAACGCCGCACGCTGATCGAGGCGCGCAACCAAGCGGAAAGCCTGATCCATTCGACTGAAAAGTCTGTGGAAGAGCATTCTGACAAGGTTGATCCAACCACCGTTGAAGCGATCGAACTGGCCATCGCCGCGCTGAAAGACGAACTGGAAAACGACAATGCCGACAAGATCAAATCCGGCATCCAGAACGTAACCGAAGCGGCAATGAAACTGGGCGAAGCGATCTACAAGGCCGCTCAGGAAGATGATGACGATGTCGCCACCGCTGCGGATGCCGCACATGGCGACGACGACATCGTCGATGCCGAATTCGAAGATCTGGACGACGACAAGCGCGCGTAA
- a CDS encoding phosphate ABC transporter substrate-binding/OmpA family protein, whose product MIIVKRAAVFAALFLFFGLPLFAQDVSLTSRDGKVELSGTLLGFDGEFYRLSTDYGELTVDGSGVSCAGPGCPNLQDFVAEIQMSGSASMGAVLMPALIDAFAQRNGYSVTREEADLTRFAYLLTRLDTGKLAARFGFRATNTDEGFADLLADEADIVMALREIRKEERINAREAGMGDLTGANRSRVLSLDAVVPIVSLSNPIKRISPFDLAQVFAGKITNWQAFGGPDAPIDLHLPSDASGLNQAIVDQVMTPAKLDLTDAIIRHALPSELAEAVAKDTFALGITSYAERSNTQVLTLGGTCGFALDASRRTIKTEDYPLTAPMFMYFPARRLPLIAREFLAFTRSPDAQNVIRRAGFVDQTPEEIAIEDQGNRFANAITVAGPETSLEELQRMTATLSPMARLTTSFRFEAGSIRLDAQSRSNVQQLARALEQGTYDARQLLFVGFSDGDGAAKSNRDIALRRAEAVLRAVSAAAVTANLDRVNLGVDAFGEAMPMACDDSDWGRQVNRRVEVWVR is encoded by the coding sequence ATGATCATCGTAAAACGTGCGGCGGTTTTCGCTGCACTTTTTCTATTTTTCGGCCTGCCGCTTTTTGCGCAAGACGTCTCGCTGACTTCGCGTGACGGCAAGGTGGAGTTGAGCGGGACCTTGTTGGGTTTTGATGGTGAATTTTACAGGCTGTCGACAGATTACGGTGAGTTAACGGTTGATGGATCCGGTGTGTCCTGTGCGGGACCGGGTTGTCCCAACCTTCAGGACTTTGTCGCGGAAATCCAGATGTCTGGTTCTGCCAGCATGGGCGCGGTCCTCATGCCGGCCCTGATTGACGCCTTTGCCCAGCGCAATGGGTACAGCGTGACCCGGGAAGAGGCTGACCTTACGCGGTTTGCCTATCTGCTGACCCGGCTCGACACCGGCAAACTTGCCGCCCGGTTCGGTTTTCGCGCGACGAATACAGATGAGGGTTTCGCCGATCTGTTGGCGGATGAGGCGGACATCGTCATGGCTTTGCGTGAGATCCGCAAAGAAGAACGGATTAATGCCCGTGAGGCGGGTATGGGAGATCTGACAGGCGCGAACCGCAGTCGCGTTCTGTCTTTGGACGCTGTTGTGCCGATCGTGTCCCTTTCTAACCCGATCAAACGCATTTCGCCCTTTGATCTGGCTCAGGTATTTGCTGGAAAGATCACCAATTGGCAGGCGTTCGGTGGCCCGGATGCGCCGATTGATCTGCACCTGCCAAGCGATGCCAGCGGGCTTAACCAGGCAATTGTTGATCAGGTCATGACCCCCGCAAAATTGGATCTGACCGATGCGATCATCCGTCATGCCCTGCCATCTGAACTGGCCGAAGCTGTCGCCAAGGATACCTTTGCCCTCGGAATCACCAGCTATGCTGAACGGAGCAATACCCAGGTGCTGACGCTCGGCGGGACCTGCGGTTTTGCGCTTGATGCGTCGCGTCGGACGATCAAGACCGAGGATTATCCACTGACCGCGCCGATGTTCATGTATTTTCCGGCCCGGCGGCTGCCGCTAATCGCGCGCGAGTTTCTTGCTTTCACCCGAAGCCCTGACGCGCAGAATGTGATCCGTCGGGCCGGTTTTGTTGATCAAACCCCAGAAGAGATTGCCATCGAAGATCAAGGCAACCGATTTGCCAATGCGATTACCGTTGCCGGGCCGGAGACGTCGTTGGAGGAGCTGCAGCGCATGACCGCGACGCTTAGCCCGATGGCGCGTTTGACGACGTCGTTCAGATTTGAGGCGGGGTCCATCCGGCTGGATGCGCAATCGCGATCAAATGTGCAGCAGTTGGCCCGCGCGCTGGAGCAGGGCACCTATGATGCCCGGCAGCTTTTATTCGTTGGTTTCAGTGACGGGGATGGGGCGGCCAAGTCGAACCGGGACATCGCCCTGCGCCGGGCCGAAGCGGTGCTGCGGGCGGTCAGTGCGGCGGCGGTGACGGCGAATCTGGACCGGGTCAATCTGGGTGTGGATGCCTTTGGCGAGGCGATGCCGATGGCTTGTGATGACAGCGACTGGGGTCGTCAGGTGAACCGCCGGGTCGAGGTATGGGTACGCTGA
- a CDS encoding alpha-ketoglutarate-dependent dioxygenase AlkB, whose protein sequence is MTVLRVRGFEIHKGFLDQSAQSQLLSAIRDVVQAAPLFRPDTPYGKQMSVRMSAAGKYGWFSDMTGYRYVTAHPNGKPWPSIPVEVMEVWDALTGLDRRPECCLINYYDADARMGLHQDKDEADFRWPVVSISLGDEGLFRMGNVTRGGKTESVWLQSGDVVVMGGDARLTYHGVDRIRAQSSTLLRGGGRINLTLRVVE, encoded by the coding sequence ATGACGGTTTTGCGGGTCAGAGGCTTTGAAATCCACAAAGGGTTCTTGGACCAATCGGCCCAGTCACAGCTGCTGTCAGCCATCCGCGACGTCGTTCAGGCGGCCCCTCTGTTCCGGCCCGATACGCCTTATGGCAAGCAGATGTCGGTCAGGATGTCGGCGGCGGGTAAATACGGCTGGTTTTCGGACATGACCGGCTATCGGTATGTGACCGCGCATCCCAATGGCAAACCCTGGCCGTCGATCCCAGTCGAAGTGATGGAAGTGTGGGATGCGTTAACCGGGTTGGATCGGCGACCGGAATGCTGTCTGATCAACTATTATGATGCAGATGCGCGGATGGGCTTGCATCAAGACAAAGATGAGGCTGATTTTCGATGGCCAGTCGTGTCGATCTCTTTGGGCGATGAGGGCTTGTTTCGCATGGGAAATGTGACGCGCGGAGGCAAGACGGAATCGGTTTGGCTGCAGTCAGGGGACGTGGTTGTGATGGGCGGCGATGCGCGCCTGACCTATCATGGGGTGGACCGGATCAGGGCACAGTCATCAACATTGTTGCGCGGCGGTGGGCGCATCAACCTGACGCTGCGCGTGGTGGAGTGA
- the dnaJ gene encoding molecular chaperone DnaJ codes for MAKRCYYEVLGVAKGASADEIKKGYRTKAKELHPDRNADNPKAEAQFKEANEAYEVLKSADKKAAYDRYGHAAFEGGMGGGGRPGGGFGGGQGDFSSAFSDVFDDLFGDFMGGRGGAQGGGRRAARGADLRYNLRISLEHAFAGLQKSINVPTSIQCDGCNGSGAEGGAEPTTCPTCSGMGKVRAQQGFFTVERTCPTCSGMGQIVKNPCKTCRGAGRVEKDRSLSVNIPAGVETGTRIRLAGEGEAGMRGGPSGDLYIFIEVADHELFERDGANLFCRVPVSMSTAALGGNIEVPTIDGGRGRVQIPSGSQSGRQMRLRGKGMPPLRGGGTGDMIIELAVETPVNLTSRQKELLKEFEGEAQNNNPESSSFFSSVKTFWDSMKG; via the coding sequence ATGGCAAAACGGTGTTATTACGAGGTGCTTGGCGTTGCCAAAGGGGCCTCTGCCGATGAAATCAAAAAAGGCTATCGCACCAAAGCGAAAGAGCTGCACCCGGACCGCAATGCCGACAATCCGAAAGCCGAGGCACAGTTTAAAGAAGCAAACGAGGCCTATGAGGTCTTGAAAAGCGCTGACAAAAAGGCCGCTTACGACCGTTATGGCCATGCGGCGTTTGAAGGCGGCATGGGCGGCGGCGGCCGGCCCGGCGGCGGCTTTGGCGGCGGTCAGGGTGATTTTTCCTCCGCATTCTCAGACGTATTTGATGACCTGTTTGGCGATTTCATGGGCGGGCGCGGTGGCGCTCAGGGGGGCGGACGACGTGCCGCTCGTGGCGCGGACCTGCGCTATAACCTGCGGATATCGCTCGAACATGCATTTGCTGGCCTGCAAAAATCCATCAACGTTCCAACCTCGATCCAATGTGATGGCTGCAACGGCTCTGGTGCCGAAGGCGGTGCAGAACCCACCACATGCCCCACCTGTTCGGGCATGGGCAAGGTCCGCGCACAGCAGGGTTTTTTCACCGTTGAACGCACCTGCCCAACCTGTTCGGGCATGGGCCAGATCGTCAAAAACCCTTGCAAGACCTGCCGCGGTGCAGGCCGGGTTGAAAAAGACCGCTCCCTGTCCGTAAACATTCCCGCCGGCGTCGAAACCGGGACCCGCATCCGTTTGGCCGGAGAAGGCGAAGCCGGCATGCGCGGTGGGCCATCCGGCGATCTCTACATCTTTATCGAGGTTGCCGATCACGAACTCTTTGAGCGCGACGGGGCCAACCTGTTTTGCCGCGTTCCAGTTTCCATGAGCACCGCAGCGCTTGGCGGCAACATCGAAGTTCCCACCATCGACGGGGGCCGTGGTCGCGTGCAGATTCCGTCAGGCAGCCAATCTGGCCGACAAATGCGCCTGCGCGGCAAAGGCATGCCACCACTCAGGGGCGGCGGCACCGGCGACATGATCATCGAACTTGCCGTCGAGACGCCGGTAAACCTGACCAGCCGTCAGAAAGAGTTGCTGAAAGAATTCGAGGGCGAAGCCCAAAACAACAACCCCGAAAGCAGCAGCTTCTTCTCAAGCGTCAAAACCTTCTGGGATTCGATGAAGGGCTGA
- a CDS encoding ABC transporter permease: MFQSRRKPTGSFASAAAMAELIYHSVVRSVRKQHNNAFVAIFMNMMQAVMFVGAFYIMFSVLGLRRSAVRGDFLIYIMSGIFLYMTHSKAVGAVSGSEGPASPMMQHAPMTTVIAITSAAMGALYIQVLSLCVILAAYHVAFAPLQIEQPIAAFGMLLIAWFTGCALGMVLLALKPWFPTFVGLFSTIYQRANMIASGKMFLANTLPSFMLAMFDWNPLFHAIDQARGFAFINYNPRYSNWEYPLWVGLVLLMIGLMGEFYTRKHASISWNARR, encoded by the coding sequence ATGTTCCAATCCAGACGAAAGCCCACTGGCTCCTTTGCCTCGGCTGCGGCGATGGCCGAACTGATATACCACTCAGTTGTGCGCAGCGTGCGCAAACAGCACAACAATGCTTTTGTCGCCATCTTCATGAACATGATGCAAGCGGTCATGTTTGTGGGTGCCTTTTACATTATGTTCTCGGTGCTGGGCCTACGACGCTCTGCCGTCCGTGGCGACTTTCTGATCTATATCATGTCGGGGATTTTTCTCTACATGACCCATTCCAAGGCCGTTGGTGCGGTCTCCGGCTCGGAAGGGCCTGCCAGCCCGATGATGCAACACGCGCCGATGACCACCGTTATTGCCATTACCTCGGCTGCTATGGGCGCGCTTTATATTCAGGTGCTGTCATTGTGTGTGATTCTCGCGGCCTATCACGTGGCCTTTGCACCTCTCCAAATTGAACAACCTATTGCCGCTTTCGGCATGTTGTTGATCGCCTGGTTTACAGGCTGCGCGCTGGGCATGGTGCTTTTGGCACTAAAGCCATGGTTCCCGACATTCGTCGGCCTCTTTTCGACGATCTACCAGCGCGCCAATATGATTGCGTCTGGCAAAATGTTCCTGGCCAATACTTTGCCAAGCTTCATGCTGGCGATGTTTGACTGGAACCCGCTGTTTCACGCCATTGATCAGGCGCGCGGCTTTGCCTTCATCAATTACAATCCACGCTACAGCAATTGGGAATACCCCCTTTGGGTCGGATTGGTGTTGCTCATGATCGGGCTGATGGGCGAATTCTATACCCGCAAACATGCATCCATCAGCTGGAATGCCCGCCGATAG
- the secA gene encoding preprotein translocase subunit SecA codes for MLGIGTIAKKVFGTPNDRKIKATRPLVEKINALEPEFEKLSDEGLIEKTEEFRKRALDGESLDDLLPEAFANCREAARRTLGLRAFDTQLLAAIFLHQGNISEQKTGEGKTLTASLAAYLNALTGKGVHIVTVNEYLVKRDADWMGKVFGALGLTTGAAVSNMPEDEKRAAYACDVTYATNNELGFDYLRDNMKSNLADIFQKEHHYAIVDEVDSILIDEARTPLIISGPSQDRSEMYQIVDKLIPSLEDAHFELDEKTRNVTFTDDGNEFLEAQLRAHGLLEEDATLYDPESTTVVHHVNQGLRAHKLFQRDKDYIVRDGEVMLIDEFTGRMMQGRRLSDGLHQAIEAKEGVDIKPENVTLASVTFQNYFRLYEKLAGMTGTALTEADEFAEIYGLGVVEVPTNVPVARVDEDDAVYRTVREKYEAMIEKVKVANAKGQPCLVGTTSIEKSEQLSTMLTAAGIEHNVLNARQHEQEAQIIADAGKYSAVTIATNMAGRGTDIQLGGNVELKVLEALDADPDADPVAVRSRIEAEHADEKKKVIEAGGLYVLASERHESRRIDNQLRGRSGRQGDPGRTSFFLSLEDDLMRIFGSERLEKVLTTLGLKEGEAIIHPWVNKSLERAQAKVEGRNFDIRKQLLKFDDVMNEQRKVIFGQRRDIMEAQDLNEIVTDMRHQVIDDLIDTYMPPKTYADQWDTQGFYAAVIEQLNMDLPVIAWCEEEGVDDEVIRERLIEATDKMMTDKAQAFGDENMRNIEKQLLLQSIDGKWRDHLMTLEHLRSVVGFRGYAQRDPLNEYKNESFQLFESMLDSLRQDVTQKLGQVQPMSPEEQRAMIEEMMARQSAMQADANEAAPDQAGAEPLVEGFDEGDPATWGNPGRNDACPCGSGKKFKHCHGRLA; via the coding sequence ATGCTGGGTATCGGAACAATCGCCAAAAAGGTCTTTGGCACACCCAATGACCGCAAAATCAAGGCGACGCGCCCGCTGGTCGAAAAGATCAACGCGCTTGAGCCAGAGTTTGAAAAGCTGAGCGATGAAGGTCTGATAGAAAAGACTGAGGAATTCCGCAAGCGTGCGTTGGATGGCGAGAGCCTTGATGACCTGTTGCCTGAAGCGTTTGCCAATTGCCGCGAGGCTGCCCGCCGTACATTGGGCTTGCGTGCGTTTGATACGCAGCTGCTTGCTGCGATTTTTCTGCATCAGGGCAATATCTCAGAGCAGAAGACTGGTGAAGGTAAAACACTGACGGCGTCACTTGCCGCGTATCTGAACGCGCTGACGGGCAAGGGCGTACATATCGTGACGGTCAACGAATATCTGGTGAAGCGTGACGCAGATTGGATGGGCAAGGTATTTGGCGCACTTGGCCTGACCACGGGTGCCGCTGTGTCGAATATGCCTGAGGATGAAAAACGTGCGGCCTATGCATGTGACGTCACTTACGCCACCAACAACGAACTCGGCTTTGATTACCTGCGCGATAATATGAAATCGAACCTGGCCGACATTTTTCAAAAAGAGCATCATTATGCGATCGTCGATGAGGTGGATAGTATCCTGATTGACGAGGCGCGGACGCCGCTTATCATTTCCGGTCCGTCGCAGGACCGTTCAGAGATGTACCAGATCGTCGACAAGTTGATCCCGTCCTTGGAAGACGCGCATTTCGAATTGGATGAGAAAACCCGCAACGTAACATTTACCGATGACGGGAATGAGTTTCTTGAGGCGCAGCTTCGTGCCCATGGTCTGCTCGAAGAAGATGCAACGTTATATGACCCTGAAAGCACCACAGTGGTGCATCACGTCAACCAGGGCCTGCGCGCGCATAAGCTGTTTCAACGTGACAAAGATTATATCGTGCGCGACGGCGAGGTGATGCTGATTGATGAATTCACCGGGCGGATGATGCAGGGCCGTCGTCTGTCTGACGGTTTGCATCAGGCGATCGAAGCCAAGGAAGGCGTCGATATCAAACCTGAAAACGTGACGTTGGCTTCTGTGACGTTCCAGAATTACTTCCGGCTTTATGAAAAACTGGCTGGCATGACGGGCACAGCCCTGACCGAAGCTGATGAATTTGCCGAGATTTACGGATTGGGCGTGGTCGAAGTGCCGACAAACGTGCCGGTTGCCCGTGTGGACGAAGACGATGCGGTTTACCGCACAGTCCGCGAAAAATATGAGGCGATGATTGAAAAGGTCAAAGTGGCGAATGCCAAAGGACAACCTTGTCTTGTCGGTACGACCTCGATCGAAAAATCTGAACAATTGAGCACGATGCTGACAGCCGCCGGGATTGAGCACAATGTTCTGAACGCGCGGCAGCACGAGCAGGAAGCCCAGATCATCGCCGATGCCGGTAAGTATTCTGCGGTAACCATTGCCACGAACATGGCCGGTCGCGGCACCGATATTCAGCTGGGCGGCAACGTCGAGCTGAAGGTGCTTGAAGCGCTTGATGCGGACCCGGATGCCGATCCGGTCGCCGTGCGCAGCAGGATCGAAGCCGAACATGCCGACGAAAAGAAGAAGGTGATAGAGGCTGGTGGTCTTTATGTTCTTGCGTCAGAACGCCACGAAAGCCGCCGCATCGATAACCAGCTGCGTGGCCGCTCTGGCCGTCAGGGTGATCCGGGGCGCACCTCGTTCTTTCTGTCGCTCGAAGATGATCTGATGCGCATCTTTGGTTCTGAACGTCTGGAAAAAGTGTTGACCACGCTTGGCCTGAAAGAGGGCGAAGCGATCATTCACCCATGGGTCAACAAATCGCTTGAGCGCGCGCAGGCCAAGGTCGAAGGCCGCAACTTTGACATTCGTAAACAGCTGTTGAAATTCGATGACGTGATGAATGAACAGCGCAAAGTCATCTTTGGTCAGCGCCGCGACATTATGGAAGCGCAGGACCTGAACGAGATTGTGACGGACATGCGTCATCAGGTCATTGATGACCTGATAGACACCTATATGCCGCCCAAGACATATGCTGATCAATGGGACACCCAAGGGTTCTATGCTGCGGTGATTGAGCAGTTGAACATGGACCTGCCGGTGATTGCATGGTGTGAAGAAGAAGGTGTGGATGATGAGGTTATCCGCGAACGCTTGATTGAGGCGACCGACAAGATGATGACGGACAAGGCCCAGGCGTTTGGCGACGAAAACATGCGCAACATCGAAAAGCAGCTGTTGCTGCAATCCATCGATGGCAAATGGCGTGATCACTTGATGACGCTGGAACATCTGCGATCTGTCGTTGGGTTCCGTGGGTACGCACAGCGTGATCCGCTCAACGAGTATAAGAACGAGTCCTTTCAGCTGTTTGAAAGCATGCTCGACAGTTTGCGGCAGGATGTGACCCAAAAATTGGGGCAGGTCCAACCGATGTCCCCAGAAGAGCAGCGCGCAATGATTGAGGAAATGATGGCGCGTCAATCGGCGATGCAGGCGGATGCAAATGAAGCCGCGCCTGATCAGGCAGGTGCTGAACCGCTGGTCGAAGGATTTGACGAAGGTGACCCCGCAACATGGGGTAATCCGGGCCGGAATGATGCCTGCCCCTGCGGGTCCGGAAAGAAATTCAAGCACTGTCACGGGCGCCTTGCCTAA
- the radC gene encoding DNA repair protein RadC, with protein sequence MDKSTSSFAEKPLPFLLDEAPVAPLPSGKQPSYLIDHRQRLRARFMQGGPAAMPDYELLELVLFRAIPRRDVKPLAHALMARFGDFNRVITAPEARLRDISGVGDAVIIEFKIVEASAHRMARSRVLQQHVVSSWDALLDYCHTTMAHRETEQFRVLYLNRKNVLIADEEQAKGTVDHVPVYPREVAKRALELNASALILVHNHPSGDPTPSTSDIEMTKQVAAACDALGLELHDHLIIGTSRELSFRSEGYL encoded by the coding sequence ATGGATAAAAGCACTTCGTCATTCGCCGAAAAACCGCTGCCCTTTCTGCTGGATGAGGCACCTGTCGCCCCACTCCCTTCTGGCAAACAACCCTCTTACCTGATCGACCATCGCCAACGCCTGCGCGCGCGGTTCATGCAGGGCGGGCCAGCGGCCATGCCGGATTACGAATTGCTCGAACTGGTGCTGTTCCGTGCGATCCCCCGGCGTGATGTCAAACCGCTCGCCCACGCCCTGATGGCCCGGTTCGGTGATTTCAACCGGGTGATCACCGCGCCCGAGGCGCGTCTGCGCGACATTTCCGGCGTGGGCGACGCCGTGATCATCGAATTCAAGATTGTTGAGGCATCGGCCCACCGAATGGCCCGGTCCCGTGTCCTTCAGCAACATGTCGTCTCCAGTTGGGATGCGCTGCTTGATTATTGTCACACCACCATGGCACACCGCGAAACAGAACAATTTCGGGTGCTGTATCTTAACCGCAAAAACGTGCTGATCGCGGATGAGGAACAGGCAAAAGGCACCGTCGATCATGTCCCAGTCTATCCGCGCGAGGTCGCCAAACGCGCGCTTGAACTCAACGCCAGCGCGCTCATTCTGGTGCACAATCACCCCTCGGGTGACCCCACGCCGTCCACATCAGACATTGAAATGACCAAGCAGGTTGCGGCCGCATGCGACGCGTTGGGGCTGGAACTACATGATCATCTGATCATCGGCACATCGCGTGAACTCAGCTTTCGGTCCGAAGGATATCTCTGA